The genomic stretch GGATGAAGGAATACCGTAATACCAGGTGAGGAGGTTCCAGAAGATAGCCCCGACCAGGGCGGCCAGAATGACCGACAGGGTGACGGCGGCCGGATTGGCAATATCGGAGCCGATGGTCTTCGCCACAGCAGTACCCGAGAGAGCGCCGACGAAGTTCATCACCGCCGCCAGCATAACGGCGTGATTCGGGGCGATGGCCCGTGTGGAGACCGATGTAGCGACGGCGTTGGCCGTATCGTGAAAGCCGTTGATATAGTCAAAAGCAAGGGCCAAAAAGACGACGGCAAAGACGACAGCTTCAATATTAGGCATTCTTGAGGGCGACTCCTTTGACGATCTTGGCGACGTGCTCGCAGTTGTCAATGGCGTCTTCGACCCGTTCCCAGATCTCTTTCCACTTGATCAATTCGATGGGTTCATTGATCTCATCGAAAAGCTTCGCCATGCCGCGCCGGTAGATGCGGTCGCCGTCGCTCTCACACTGCTTGATACGAGCACAGGTTTCAATGATCTTCTCCTTTTCCTTGCGGATGTGGCGCATCAATTCAAAGGCGGTGACGAGCAGGCAGGTCGACTCGGCCAGCACGTTGACAAGCACGACCAGATCTTCGGAGGGTTCGCCTGTCTGATAGAGATGCATGCGTTCAATGGTTCCGTGAATGTTATCGAGGATGTCATCCAGCCGGTTGCTCAAGGTGTAGATGTCTTCTCGATCGATAGGCGTGATGAAGGTGGCGTTCAACTGGTCGGAGATGTTGGCGGTGATGTCATCACCCTCATGTTCGACCTCGGTGATCTCGGCCATCTTGACCGAAAGGAGTTGATAATCCTTCATCAGCGATTGGAAGACGGTCGACCCGCGATGAACGATGCGGGCACTTTGTTCCAGGAGCGTGAAGAACTTGTCTTCCCGGGGCTTCAATGACAGCAGCATGTTTTTAAAACCCTTCTTCCTGTTTTTTACGAAATGCTAACATCCATAACCTATTCTTTACGCGCACACCCTAACCATTATATCAGCAGAAAATGAGATGGTGAAGCCACCATCTCATTTTTCGTCTAATATTCGATCATTTTCGCA from Heliomicrobium modesticaldum Ice1 encodes the following:
- a CDS encoding DUF47 domain-containing protein is translated as MLLSLKPREDKFFTLLEQSARIVHRGSTVFQSLMKDYQLLSVKMAEITEVEHEGDDITANISDQLNATFITPIDREDIYTLSNRLDDILDNIHGTIERMHLYQTGEPSEDLVVLVNVLAESTCLLVTAFELMRHIRKEKEKIIETCARIKQCESDGDRIYRRGMAKLFDEINEPIELIKWKEIWERVEDAIDNCEHVAKIVKGVALKNA